In Oncorhynchus keta strain PuntledgeMale-10-30-2019 unplaced genomic scaffold, Oket_V2 Un_contig_5214_pilon_pilon, whole genome shotgun sequence, the following proteins share a genomic window:
- the LOC118382317 gene encoding serine/arginine repetitive matrix protein 2-like isoform X4, which translates to MPDAPSGRSSALEAVRSTLCPAHRSLLQRILRLAHQQHRLSLAYRDAHRRLVPPPDPLCGHLVAKQQDDTSSPPSFTDCWSRSGPTDWKTPGGPGCCCWLPPVCFCLQSLRCLSCQSLSLGHITTGVRSPSSLCSFTSSSSRSSSALCPNPSVCPVASVCCSNPQPCASCCSEHTYLAPVRHTDPGGGGGSECPVLKRERSPSPPPLSPIPSDMDGKEEDKPPSLLQQEGEKEEEAGCGGEVGEDREQQDLVERFSDKLKAIRPQEKDPPLSSALANHNLEKDPHLTTSANQHIAESQADAHLSEIITTVLNTGGGSDYSLNDMLHHHDNNESHPPRTRSRRRQEALAAMATLPDQSSTRRQTVLIKRELARLNQSLGRRLSLGKNKSRSATPFSTCSSPEPTPVTAEIDRITEEEGETGRVKEGETGRVKEGETGRVKEGETGRVKEGETGRVKEGETGRVKEGERGRVKEEETGRVKEGETGRVKEEETGRVKEGETGRVKEGETGRVKEGETGRVNEGETGRVKEGETGRVKEGETGRVKEGETGRVKEGETGRVKEGETGRVKEGERGRVKEGETGRVNEGETGRVKEGVTEKVTAEEAGPVRVTKDRVGMKEEMEKPPVLSSTQQSPPQEDQHKPESWNITCQDSSRSDLPEKRREEESPGSTSSGLPERSREEEEESPGSTSSGLPERSREEESPGSTSSTCDHGSGLPERSREEEEESPGSTSSGLPEKSREEEEETAGSSKDSSRVSARNSPSHPCRTRRGSRSQPGCSSQVVVGRSSDAGRSRRSIVPPQRFSSYVTEPRMMYSAACFSERIFSAQRTPKDRQPLNAPNTNRTDSPSSATDTAEGLGEAREEELPLASSPEDVSQERRGGRGCRSTARGQSSDRESQRRGQVIPVTAASSEQQSPPKQRSQNRADVRLRAAKPFGRLRSSHSAQQSQPASPQTASRPEVPTEQPQYISPIKLMFVSAVVGEEGVRYTLKAAAPGSNWHGQETFDPCEESSWAGSPEKTPEKTRSPPKTRSPLQTRSPLKTRSPLQTRSPPQTRSPPLTRSPPQTRSPLQTRSPPKNTISSSPKLCGTTRGGEGGSPPKRSPGSQNGDGSPPFRETTPTKRRPGRPKKLGPQLEKRAKRPIGRPPKQRGVEPSCDSRQGGQDRSSGVPLGCSTGEEGNKERDPANRNLKITVVYGRSHRTKRTVSEEAACLQATEQLMDLNFVRPVKEKRFAPHASSNIIKCQKLQCTAAMRRPGRPAKVKISGISVTVTTTSPGKRKIHMNRDTARKSPEKLWQRKALLPEPQPSKEPRKISSTPTSEDATLMQIERTTESEDGARERQTQTPPVLAVRHSVRVRKPSVYLLHSVATSTSRSLSHSTALLRRSRQLLINRASSKGSHRKRKEEGREDTPGQEELLSGREERRSEGRGGVLCEDLSQVAGVSVDSIFPASSSEALRWWPVSSDQDSLNQELARRIRLISQSWVAAAATHTTRTGTIMSAKQRLDDDSLSSWKPEVGSAVRLLFDRRCSVERLASWFMQTTETQSLGIVKKTSSRNPYELLHYPRNASRESIFPSPQTMRLRKHIKKFAKAVPKSPAQLRLVQERLRRGRELNARRRLFTARPASGGLRLRAPWKVRALGTYRTTLLRVREKFLTWTLRAKQPNRLIWRRSQVEEGNSPHQVWPSAQPREELTRSPHHHCLPASSETSHPCSPDRLTGLTKQQRLSSKAWSPERLKECCVFLKKINSPDTESTVEKEWDVCTVNLDDTYCPDETRQEERSGEDDKAVKTERRKRRVPWKESSGSPQEVMVQEHNQVRAGNRRGKQKHSGKSTSQSPTPPPAKATSQSPTPTPAKATSQSPTPPPAKATSQSPTPPPAKATSQSPAPTPAKATSQSPTPPPAKATSQSPTPPPTKVMRKSRGRGLTGPRWRDFILGT; encoded by the exons ATGCCCGATGCCCCAAGTGGGAGGAGCTCTGCTCTGGAAGCGGTACGCTCCACGTTATGCCCCGCCCATCGCTCTCTGCTCCAGCGAATCTTGAGGCTCGCCCACCAGCAGCACCGTCTATCATTGGCCTACAGGGACGCCCATCGCCGCCTCGTCCCGCCCCCAGACCCTCTCTGCGGCCACCTGGTGGCCAAACAACAGGACGACacgtcctctcctccttccttcactGACTGTTGGAGCCGTAGTGGTCCGACTGACTGGAAGACACCAGGTGGTCCAGGCTGTTGCTGCTGGCTGCCTCCTGTGTGTTTCTGCCTCCAGAGCCTCCGCTGCCTGTCCTGCCAGAGCCTGTCCCTGGGACACATCACCACTGGGGTTCGCTCCCCTTCTTCTCTGTGCTCTTTCACGTCCTCCTCTTCTCGTTCATCCTCCGCTCTGTGCCCTAATCCCTCAGTGTGTCCCGTGGCCTCTGTCTGTTGCTCCAACCCCCAGCCCTGCGCCTCCTGCTGCTCAGAACACACCTACCTGGCcccggtcagacacacagacccgggaggtggaggaggaagcgAGTGCCCTGTCCTCAAGAGAGAGCgatccccctctccaccccctctctcccccataccCTCAGACATGGACGGTAAGGAGGAAGACAAGCCTCCCTCTCTTCTGCAGCAGGAGGGGGAAAAAGAGGAGGAGGCTGGGTGTGGTGGGGAGGTGGGTGAGGACAGGGAGCAGCAGGACCTGGTGGAGCGTTTCAGTGACAAACTAAAGGCAATCAGACCCCAGGAGAAGGATCCTCCACTCAGCTCTGCCTTAGCCAATCACAACCTCGAGAAGGATCCCCACCTGACGACCTCGGCCAATCAGCACATTGCAGAGTCCCAGGCCGACGCCCACCTGAGTGAGATCATCACCACCGTTCTGAACACGGGTGGCGGCAGCGACTACAGCCTAAACGACATGTTGCATCACCATGACAACAACGAGAGCCATCCACCTCGGACGCGTTCCCGGCGGCGACAGGAGGCCCTGGCTGCCATGGCGACTTTGCCCGACCAGTCGTCCACCCGGCGCCAGACCGTGCTAATCAAACGGGAGCTGGCCAGGCTGAACCAATCGCTGGGCAGGAGGCTATCGCTAGGGAAGAACAAGAGCCGCAGTGCCACGCCCTTTTCTACCTGCTCCTCACCTGAACCAACCCCTGTTACAGCAGAGATAGACAGaatcacagaggaggagggagagactggtagagtgaaggagggagagaccggtagagtgaaggagggagagaccggtagagtgaaggagggagagaccggtagagtgaaggagggagagaccggtagagtgaaggagggagagaccggtagagtgaaggagggagagagaggtagagtgaaggaggaagagaccggtagagtgaaggagggagagaccggtagagtgaaggaggaagagaccggtagagtgaaggagggagagaccggtagagtgaaggagggagagaccggtagagtgaaggagggagagaccggtagagtgaacgagggagagACCGgtagagtgaaggagggagagaccggtagagtgaaggagggagagaccggtagagtgaaggagggagagaccggtagagtgaaggagggagagaccggtagagtgaaggagggagagaccggtagagtgaaggagggagagagaggtagagtgaagGAGGGTGAGAccggtagagtgaacgagggagagACCGGTAGAGTGAAGGAGGGTGTGACAGAGAAGGTGACAGCAGAGGAGGCAGGTCCAGTTAGAGTCACGAAGGATAGAGTCGGcatgaaggaggagatggagaaacccccagtcctctcctctacacaACAGAGTCCCCCGCAGGAGGACCAACACAAACCAGAGAGCTGGAACATCACCTGTCAGGACAGCAGTAGGAGTGACCTCcctgagaagaggagagaggaggagtcacCAGGAAGTACCAGCAGTGGTCTTcctgagaggagtagagaggaagaggaggagtcacCAGGTAGTACCAGCAGTGGTCTTcctgagaggagtagagaggaggagtcaCCAGGTAGTACCAGCAGCACCTGTGACCATGGCAGTGGTCTTcctgagaggagtagagaggaagaggaggagtcacCAG GTAGTACCAGCAGTGGTCTTCCTGAGAagagtagagaggaagaggaggagacagcaggcagcagcaAGGACAGTAGCAGAGTGTCAGCCAGGAATAGCCCATCCCACCCCTGCAGAACCAGGAGAGGCAGCAGGTCCCAGCCAGGCTGCAGCAGccaggtggtggtggggaggagcAGCGATGCTGGGAGGTCCAGGAGGAGCATCGTCCCTCCCCAGCGGTTCTCCTCCTACGTCACAGAGCCCAGGATGATGTATTCTGCTGCCTGTTTCTCAGAGAGGATCTTCTCCGCCCAGAGGACGCCAAAGGATCGGCAACCACTCAATGCCCCCAACACCAATCGCACAGACTCCCCGTCCTCGGCCACAGACACGGCTGAGGGGTTGGGCGAAGCAAGAGAAGAGGAATTACCGCTGGCATCCAGTCCGGAGGATGTcagtcaggagaggaggggaggcagaggcTGTAGATCAACAGCAAGAGGTCAGAGTTCAGACCGTGAGTCACAGAGACGAGGTCAGGTGATTCCCGTCACTGCAGCTTCCTCTGAGCAGCAGAGTCCCCCTAAACAGCGCTCCCAGAACAGGGCAGACGTTAGGCTCAGAGCAGCCAAACCTTTCGGGCGCTTACGCTCGTCCCACTCCGCCCAACAGTCCCAACCAGCGAGCCCTCAGACAGCCTCCAGGCCAGAGGTCCCCACAGAGCAGCCTCAGTACATCAGCCCCATCAAGCTGATGTTTGTGTCTGCAGTAGTGGGCGAGGAGGGGGTGAGGTACACCCTGAAGGCGGCTGCACCAGGATCCAACTGGCATGGACAGGAGACCTTTGACCCCTGTGAGGAGTCATCGTGGGCTGGAAGTCCAGAGAAGACCCCAGAGAAGACCAGGAGTCCACCGAAGACCAGGAGTCCCCTCCAGACCAGGAGTCCACTGAAGACCAGGAGTCCCCTCCAGACCAGGAGTCCACCCCAGACCAGGAGTCCACCCCTGACCAGGAGTCCACCCCAGACCAGGAGTCCCCTTCAGACCAGGAGTCCACCCAAGAACACCATATCGTCATCACCAAAGCTGTGTGGAAcgacgagaggaggagaggggggtagcCCGCCAAAACGGTCCCCTGGGTCCCAGAACGGAGATGGCTCGCCTCCTTTTCGTGAAACCACCCCCACAAAGAGACGTCCGGGACGTCCCAAGAAACTGGGCCCCCAGCTGGAGAAGAGGGCCAAGAGGCCGATCGGCCGCCCGCCCAAGCAAAGGGGTGTAGAGCCGAGCTGTGACTCCAGGCAGGGTGGTCAGGACCGGTCCAGTGGAGTTCCCTTAGGCTGCAGCACCGGGGAGGAGGGCAACAAGGAGAGAGACCCAGCCAACAGGAACCTGAAGATCACCGTGGTGTACGGACGCTCCCACAGGACCAAGAGGACAGTGTCGGAGGAGGCTGCTTGTCTCCAGGCTACAGAGCAGCTGATGGATCTGAACTTCGTCAGACCGGTGAAGGAGAAGAGGTTCGCTCCCCACGCCAGCAGCAACATTATCAAGTGCCAGAAGCTGCAGTGTACCGCGGCCATGCGTCGTCCAGGGAGACCCGCCAAGGTCAAGATCTCCGGAATCTCTGTTACCGTCACCACCACGTCGCCGGGGAAACGCAAGATCCACATGAACCGGGACACAGCCAGGAAATCTCCGGAGAAGCTCTGGCAGCGGAAAGCCCTCCTTCCTGAACCCCAGCCTTCCAAAGAGCCCAGGAAAATCAGCAGCACGCCGACTAGCGAAGACGCCACTCTGATGCAGATAGAGAGAACGACAGAGTCCgaggatggagcgagggagcgaCAGACCCAGACTCCTCCTGTGTTGGCGGTGCGTCACTCTGTGAGGGTGAGGAAGCCTTCAGTGTACCTGCTTCACTCTGTAGCCACCTCCACCTCTAGGTCCCTGAGCCACAGTACCGCCCTGCTGCGCCGATCCAGACAGCTACTGATCAACAGGGCCAGCAGCAAGGGCAGCCATCgcaagaggaaggaggagggaagagaggacacTCCAGGGCAGGAGGAGCTGCTATccgggagggaggagaggaggagcgagggaagaggaggagtgttGTGTGAGGACTTAAGCCAGGTAGCGGGGGTTTCGGTAGACTCCATTTTCCCAGCCAGCTCCAGCGAGGCGTTGAGGTGGTGGCCCGTCTCCTCCGACCAGGACAGCCTGAACCAAGAGCTGGCTCGCAGGATCCGCCTCATATCCCAAAGCTGGGTCGCTGCCGCTGCCACCCACACCACCAGGACGGGGACGATCATGTCCGCCAAGCAGAGACTCGACGACGACTCTTTGTCCTCCTGGAAGCCAGAGGTTGGGTCGGCAGTGCGGCTGCTGTTTGACCGGCGCTGCAGCGTGGAGAGGCTGGCCTCCTGGTTCATGCAGACCACTGAGACTCAGTCTCTGGGCATTGTGAAGAAGACCAGCTCCAGAAACCCCTATGAGCTCCTGCACTACCCCCGGAACGCCAGCAGGGAGAGCATCTTTCCCAGCCCACAGACCATGCGACTACGCAAACACATCAAGAAGTTTGCCAAAGCTGTGCCGAAGAGCCCCGCCCAGCTCCGTCTGGTCCAGGAACGGCTCCGACGTGGAAGAGAGCTGAATGCCAGGCGGCGTCTGTTCACTGCGAGGCCGGCGTCTGGCGGGCTGCGTCTCAGAGCTCCTTGGAAGGTCAGGGCCCTCGGGACATACAGAACCACTCTGCTCAGAGTCAGAGAAAAGTTCCTCACCTGGACCCTCAGAGCCAAGCAGCCCAACAGGCTGATCTGGAGGAGAAGCCAGGTGGAGGAAGGCAACTCACCTCACCAGGTCTGGCCTTCTGCTCAGCCCAGGGAAGAGCTCACCAGGTCTCCACATCACCACTGTCTACCTGCCTCCTCAGAGACCAGTCATCCCTGCAGCCCCGACCGGCTGACAGGCCTCACCAAACAGCAGCGTCTCAGCTCTAAAGCCTGGAGTCCAGAGAGACTGAAGGAGTGTTGCGTGTTCCTCAAGAAGATCAACTCCCCCGACACAGAGTCCACCGTTGAGAAGGAGTGGGATGTCTGCACCGTCAATCTAGATGACACATACTGCCCCGACGAgaccagacaggaggagaggagcggagaggacgACAAAGCTGTgaaaacagagagaaggaagaggagagttcCCTGGAAGGAGTCTAGCGGCTCGCCGCAGGAGGTGATGGTTCAGGAGCACAACCAGGTCCGAGCCGGGAACAGGAGAGGCAAACAGAAACATTCAGGGAAGTCCACGAGCCAGTCACCGACCCCGCCGCCAGCGAAAGCCACGAGCCAATCCCCGACCCCGACGCCAGCGAAAGCCACGAGCCAATCCCCGACCCCGCCGCCAGCGAAAGCCACGAGCCAATCCCCGACCCCGCCGCCAGCGAAAGCCACGAGCCAATCACCGGCCCCGACGCCAGCGAAAGCCACGAGCCAATCACCGACCCCGCCGCCAGCGAAAGCCACGAGCCAATCACCGACCCCGCCGCCAACGAAAGTCATGAGAAAATCGCGTGGGAGGGGCCTGACCGGGCCGCGGTGGCGTGACTTCATACTGG GAACCTGA